From a region of the Geothrix sp. 21YS21S-2 genome:
- a CDS encoding acetyl-CoA C-acetyltransferase produces the protein MGAYAGGRPVHIVDGARTPFLKARGAPGPFRASDLAVAAGKALLARQPFRPEALDEVILGCIVPGPDEANIARLLALRLGCGKAVPAWTVQRNCGSGMQAIDAAALDIACGRAELVLAGGTEAMSHSPVLFSDGMVRVLADLGRARTLWAKVRAAARFRPAHLRPVISLARGLTDPLTGLNMGQTAELLANRFGLTRERMDAYALASHQRLARAQDEGRLEELAPLYGDDGTFYDRDEGLRREADLAGLGRLRPAFDPPHGRVTAGNSAQITDGAACLLLASEEAMRRHGLTSLGRVADCQWAGLEPSQMGLGPVHAMGPILLRNGLRTGDVDYWEINEAFAAQVLACQEAWADRAYCRDELDAPAFDAIDPERLNVDGGGIALGHPVGCSGARIVLHLLHVLRRNGARRGLASQCIGGGQGGAMLLEREGA, from the coding sequence ATGGGCGCCTATGCCGGAGGGAGGCCCGTCCACATCGTCGACGGGGCCCGCACGCCCTTCCTCAAGGCACGGGGCGCCCCGGGCCCCTTCCGCGCTTCGGACCTGGCCGTGGCGGCGGGCAAGGCCCTTCTCGCACGGCAGCCCTTCCGGCCGGAGGCCCTGGACGAGGTCATCCTGGGTTGCATCGTCCCCGGCCCCGACGAGGCCAACATCGCGCGCCTGCTCGCCCTGCGCCTGGGGTGCGGGAAGGCGGTGCCCGCCTGGACCGTGCAGCGGAACTGCGGATCGGGCATGCAGGCCATCGATGCCGCCGCCCTGGACATCGCCTGCGGCAGGGCCGAGCTGGTGCTCGCAGGGGGCACGGAGGCCATGAGCCACTCCCCGGTGCTGTTCAGCGACGGGATGGTGCGGGTGCTGGCGGACCTGGGCCGCGCCCGGACCCTGTGGGCGAAGGTGAGGGCGGCAGCCCGGTTCCGGCCGGCGCACCTCAGGCCCGTCATCAGCCTGGCCAGGGGCCTCACCGATCCCCTCACCGGTCTGAACATGGGCCAGACCGCTGAGCTGCTGGCCAACCGCTTCGGGCTCACGCGGGAGCGCATGGACGCCTACGCCCTGGCCAGCCATCAGCGCCTCGCCCGGGCCCAGGACGAAGGCCGCCTGGAGGAGCTGGCCCCCCTCTACGGCGACGACGGGACCTTCTACGACCGGGACGAGGGCCTGCGCCGGGAGGCGGACCTTGCGGGACTGGGGCGCCTCAGGCCCGCCTTCGATCCCCCCCACGGCCGGGTCACCGCCGGCAACAGCGCCCAGATCACGGACGGCGCCGCCTGCCTCCTCCTGGCCAGCGAGGAGGCCATGCGCCGGCACGGGCTCACCAGCCTGGGCCGGGTGGCGGACTGCCAGTGGGCGGGCCTGGAGCCCAGCCAGATGGGCCTGGGCCCCGTGCATGCCATGGGCCCCATCCTCCTGCGGAACGGCCTGCGCACCGGGGACGTCGACTACTGGGAGATCAACGAGGCCTTCGCCGCCCAGGTCCTGGCCTGCCAGGAAGCCTGGGCGGACCGCGCCTACTGCCGGGACGAACTGGACGCCCCCGCCTTCGACGCCATCGACCCCGAGCGCCTGAACGTGGACGGGGGCGGCATCGCCCTGGGCCACCCCGTGGGCTGCAGCGGAGCCCGCATCGTCCTGCACCTCCTCCACGTGCTCCGGCGGAACGGCGCCCGGCGGGGCCTGGCCAGCCAGTGCATCGGAGGCGGGCAGGGCGGGGCCATGCTCCTGGAACGGGAGGGCGCCTGA
- a CDS encoding 3-hydroxyacyl-CoA dehydrogenase NAD-binding domain-containing protein, which yields MSTAFDGFRHWRGEAGEDGILDLVLDRAHASANTLSAEVLEELDRVLDRVAAGAWKGLVLRSGKAGGFIAGADVSEFGGLAEAGEASARIGRGQGVFAKLEALPLPTVALVHGYCLGGGLELALACRYRVASDDPGTRLGLPEVLLGIHPGFGGTVRLVRLLGPVAALDLMLTGRSVSARKAHELGLVDEVVPERQLPRAGRAALLRAAPPRRASWARRLPGIWPLRPLLARFLRGRAARLAPPAHYPAPSALIALWEAQARAPEAAYPAEARSVAQLVTGPASRNLVRVFQLQERLKDLARGGHPPARFVHVAGAGAMGGDIAAWCALQGLQVTIQDVDGPRLAQVMKRAAELFRRKLKDPRLVAAALDRIGGDLAGEGAARADVVIEAIFEDADAKRALYRTLEPRMRPEALLATNTSSIPLEELAGALEHPERFVGLHFFNPVARMQLVEVVSMASTPAGVSERAMAFVGAIRRLPLPVRSTPGFLVNRILMSYLLEAVALEGEGVPAHEIDRAALAFGMPMGPVLLADTVGLDVCLSVARILGASFGCAVPRRLEELVAAGRLGRKTGRGFYDYRGDRPRIPKASLPTPGGPVEQRLVLRLLNEAVACHRERVTLDADLLDAGMIFGTGFAPFTGGPMNHNRNEGAEVQRARLEGLEHRLGSRFAPDPGWRSLPD from the coding sequence ATGTCCACGGCCTTCGACGGGTTCCGCCACTGGCGGGGGGAGGCGGGGGAGGACGGGATCCTGGACCTGGTCCTGGACCGGGCGCACGCCAGCGCCAACACCCTCTCCGCCGAGGTCCTGGAGGAGCTGGACCGGGTGCTGGACCGGGTGGCCGCGGGCGCGTGGAAGGGTCTGGTACTGCGCTCGGGCAAGGCCGGCGGGTTCATCGCGGGCGCCGACGTGTCCGAATTCGGGGGCCTGGCGGAGGCGGGGGAGGCCTCCGCGCGGATCGGCCGCGGCCAGGGCGTCTTCGCCAAACTGGAGGCCCTTCCCCTGCCGACGGTGGCCCTGGTCCACGGCTACTGCCTGGGGGGAGGCCTGGAACTGGCCCTGGCCTGCCGGTACCGGGTCGCCAGCGACGACCCCGGGACGCGGCTGGGCCTGCCGGAGGTCCTTCTGGGCATCCACCCGGGCTTCGGAGGGACCGTCCGCCTGGTGCGCCTTCTCGGACCCGTGGCGGCCCTGGATCTGATGCTCACGGGGCGGTCGGTTTCCGCCCGCAAGGCGCACGAACTGGGGCTCGTGGACGAGGTGGTTCCGGAGCGCCAGCTCCCCAGGGCCGGGCGGGCCGCCCTGCTGCGGGCCGCGCCGCCCCGGCGGGCTTCCTGGGCCCGGCGGCTTCCCGGGATCTGGCCGCTGAGGCCACTCCTGGCCCGCTTCCTCCGGGGCCGCGCGGCACGGCTGGCCCCCCCGGCCCACTACCCGGCGCCTTCCGCCCTCATCGCCCTCTGGGAGGCCCAGGCGAGGGCCCCGGAGGCGGCCTATCCGGCCGAGGCGCGGTCCGTCGCCCAGCTCGTCACCGGTCCCGCCTCAAGGAACCTGGTGCGGGTCTTCCAGCTGCAGGAGCGGCTCAAGGACCTCGCCCGTGGCGGCCATCCCCCGGCGCGGTTCGTGCACGTGGCGGGCGCCGGGGCGATGGGCGGCGACATCGCCGCCTGGTGCGCCCTCCAGGGCCTCCAGGTGACCATCCAGGACGTGGACGGCCCGCGTCTGGCCCAGGTCATGAAGCGCGCCGCCGAACTCTTCCGCCGGAAACTCAAGGACCCCCGCCTGGTGGCCGCGGCCCTGGACCGCATCGGCGGGGACCTCGCCGGCGAGGGCGCCGCCCGGGCGGATGTTGTCATCGAGGCCATCTTCGAGGACGCCGACGCCAAGCGGGCCCTGTACCGGACCCTGGAACCGCGCATGAGGCCGGAGGCCCTCCTGGCCACCAACACCTCCAGCATCCCCCTGGAGGAACTGGCCGGAGCCCTGGAGCATCCGGAGCGGTTCGTGGGCCTCCATTTCTTCAACCCCGTGGCCCGCATGCAGCTGGTGGAGGTGGTGTCCATGGCCTCCACGCCCGCGGGCGTCTCGGAGCGGGCCATGGCCTTCGTGGGCGCCATCCGCCGCCTGCCCCTGCCCGTACGGAGCACCCCGGGCTTCCTGGTGAACCGCATCCTCATGTCCTACCTCCTGGAGGCGGTGGCCCTGGAGGGGGAGGGCGTGCCGGCCCACGAGATCGACCGCGCGGCCCTGGCCTTCGGCATGCCCATGGGCCCGGTGCTCCTGGCCGACACCGTGGGGCTGGACGTGTGCCTTTCCGTGGCCCGGATCCTGGGGGCCAGCTTCGGGTGCGCGGTTCCCCGGCGCCTGGAGGAGCTGGTGGCCGCAGGCCGCCTGGGCCGCAAGACCGGACGGGGCTTCTATGACTACCGCGGCGACCGGCCCCGGATTCCCAAGGCCTCCCTGCCCACGCCGGGGGGCCCCGTGGAGCAGCGGCTGGTCCTGCGCCTCCTGAACGAGGCGGTGGCCTGCCACCGGGAACGGGTCACCCTGGACGCGGACCTCCTGGATGCCGGCATGATCTTCGGCACCGGCTTCGCCCCCTTCACGGGGGGCCCCATGAACCACAACCGGAACGAAGGGGCCGAGGTCCAGCGGGCCCGCCTCGAGGGCCTGGAGCATCGCCTCGGCAGCCGCTTCGCTCCGGACCCCGGCTGGCGGAGCCTCCCGGATTGA
- a CDS encoding cupin domain-containing protein — translation MIRRCSDLPMEPKLAIRGGTGPALSGDYFGQGAMDGVLAAGRTVLEPGSSIGEHPHPNTDELYLIMEGRGTGILDGERFPVGPGDLFILKAGHSHGLVNDSGERLVLFGLLTRQDAKSPLCK, via the coding sequence ATGATCCGCAGATGTTCCGACCTGCCCATGGAACCCAAGCTGGCCATCCGGGGCGGGACGGGACCCGCGCTGAGCGGCGACTACTTCGGCCAGGGCGCCATGGACGGCGTCCTGGCCGCGGGGCGCACCGTGCTGGAGCCCGGCTCCAGCATCGGCGAGCATCCCCATCCCAACACGGACGAACTCTACCTGATCATGGAGGGCCGCGGCACGGGGATCCTGGACGGGGAACGGTTCCCCGTGGGCCCGGGCGATCTCTTCATCCTGAAGGCGGGGCACTCCCACGGGCTGGTGAACGACTCCGGGGAGCGGCTCGTGCTGTTCGGCCTCCTCACCCGGCAGGACGCCAAATCCCCCTTGTGCAAATAA